The Trichoderma asperellum chromosome 6, complete sequence region TTCCAAAAAAGTGAGACCAAATCCTGTCTTCCAGGAGCTCGCGGAGATACAGCGACACACTGATGTATGTCCGAATCCACAAGACTCCGATTTCGAAACCTGTCGAACAAAGAGAGTTGATGGCGGGAGATGCAGAAATCGCCCTTGTAGGAAGAACGAAAGATGGCACATTCCTAGTCTGTTCCTTGAATTCCAGGACATGACAGAATGCCCTGTCACTGAAAGTTTTCACGAAAAAATGAAAACCTTTGTCACTTATACACATTGTAAGGGGAGACATCGTGACAGAGCCCTCGACGCTTTTGATATGTGGAAGAAAGAACGTGTCATCGATGGATCCACTTCAAAACATCAATCAGAACCATCTGTTCAGTCAATCGAAACGTCGACTATACAACCAATTACGGCAGCTGCACTACAACTTCTCCCCTCGACGCCTGCACGATCCATAGCATCTTCAGATTATGCGACATCAGATGATGGCAACTCTTTCGTTGATAGCATTACGGAGACTCGTTCACTCAGTAGCAATACGACATTAATGAGCTCTCTCCCTACTACCCCCTTGCGTAATGGAACCATCTCACGATTTGACATGGAAGATGTCACTGAGGAAGAATGTGTTACTGAGTCTATTCATGGGGAAGACGTTTTTATCGAGGACAATAGTGATGAAGAGAGTGCCGAAGGAGATGCTGAAGATATCATTGCTAAAGAAGAGACTATTCGAGACAATATCATCGCCCCCGATATAAAGCAAGAGCATCATGCCGAGAGAATGAGAGACTCTATATTTACTAGCGGCATAAATGATACCTCATCTGAGAGGGAAGACAACGATGGGcgagaagacgatgaagagagtggagacgatgaagagagaagaaacgCAGTCATAAAAGGGCTTGGCATTATCGGGATTCAGCGCACCAGGTCAATACGAGACCACTCGCCAGTATTTCAAGTGATCAACAGTCATCCTACACACGAGAAGATGAAAGAAGGCGTTGTATACATCCTTGAACATAAGAAGAACTCTTCACTCTTTAAGATTGGGTGGTCGAGTAAGAGCGCCAAGGAGAGACTGCGCCAACCTAAAAACTGCTATGGAATTAATACCAAAATTATTTACGAAACGAAAAGGTTCGTCGGTGCCCCGCAGGCCGAGAGGATTGCTCAAGTCATACTCCGACATGTCAACATTCGTGTTTTAGAATGCTTCAAATGCCAAGGAGGACACAGGGAGTGGTTCGAGGCACCTAGAGAAACAGTACGCGAGACGGTCATGCACGTTGAAGAGTTTCTCCAGATGCCCGCATATACTCTGCAGGACAAGGTATATAAGTTGTCACCAGAAGTATATGATCGCGTAGTCAAGCAGATGTGCGACTTTTCAGTGGCCAGATTTGGAGAACTTATGCATGGGCCAGGGGAAAAGGGTGAACAAGCAGAGACTTCGGTCGACGGGTTGGTCGACGCCAAATTGATGCCTCCAGCTCAACTTACAGACGAACCGGCTGAAATGTCTCGCCCCAACACTAGGGATGAACTTTCAGAGATACAAGAAGCCAAGCAAAGTTTCGTTTCCACTTCTTCGCACGACACCAAGTCGCAAGACTTATCCGCAGGGACCAAGCTGATGAGGAAAGTGAAGTGGTTCTTCTCAATCAGTGACTCAGTCAGAGCTTATTTTTCTGACCTTTAGAACTAAAGCTTAAGCCGTTTGACGATACCAAACCACCATTTTGTTCAGGCCCTTTGTGGATTTGAGACAAGGTGCGTGAAGGCAGCACAAAGACAAGGCATGGCGTTCGGATATTCTGGAGATAATTTCTTTGCGACGGTGACCTAATGTTGATACCCCGTAGTTTGCATATAGACAATATTATTTCACTGTTTACTCATATTTGTATTACCATCTCGTTCTAACAATATGTTACCATGTATAATGGTCTACGAAATAGTCTGACATGGATTTGAGACAATAATTTGCAAAATATTTGTGTTCAAAGAATGTTAATTTATGACATTGTACGTTTACGCAGCGAAACCCGTGGTGTACTGGGTGCCACACTTTCAGTACACCCATTTCTTACGTAGGGGGGTGAGGCCTCTGGGATATTGCATTCCGTCTCTACCAATAGGATAACGGCGCTTCTAAAATGGGCCGTGCTGCTTATCAAGAGAATTTGCCTGTGAATTAAAGGTGGTGTCATCACGCTTTCTCAATTTTCTAGGTAGCATAATTATTGAGCTATTCCTTATTTACTCTACATTACGATTTTAAGATATGGCCATGCACAATATTAACAACGCTCAGGCTATACGAGGTACAATGCTGGCAAACATAGCTCAAAATTCGCAGTCACTTCTCCGCTATAACTGTGCTGAAATAACCGAGCTGGACAACAAGATTGCTCGAAGAGCATTCATGTTGTTCATTTGTGAAGTTATACTAAAACCATATATTCTCATATGTACCACAAACCGTAAAGTCATTAATTGTT contains the following coding sequences:
- a CDS encoding uncharacterized protein (EggNog:ENOG41), giving the protein MTECPVTESFHEKMKTFVTYTHCKGRHRDRALDAFDMWKKERVIDGSTSKHQSEPSVQSIETSTIQPITAAALQLLPSTPARSIASSDYATSDDGNSFVDSITETRSLSSNTTLMSSLPTTPLRNGTISRFDMEDVTEEECVTESIHGEDVFIEDNSDEESAEGDAEDIIAKEETIRDNIIAPDIKQEHHAERMRDSIFTSGINDTSSEREDNDGREDDEESGDDEERRNAVIKGLGIIGIQRTRSIRDHSPVFQVINSHPTHEKMKEGVVYILEHKKNSSLFKIGWSSKSAKERLRQPKNCYGINTKIIYETKRFVGAPQAERIAQVILRHVNIRVLECFKCQGGHREWFEAPRETVRETVMHVEEFLQMPAYTLQDKVYKLSPEVYDRVVKQMCDFSVARFGELMHGPGEKGEQAETSVDGLVDAKLMPPAQLTDEPAEMSRPNTRDELSEIQEAKQSFVSTSSHDTKSQDLSAGTKLMRKVKWFFSISDSVRAYFSDL